ACTGAGCATCCGTCCAAGGATCAGCTCATTATCCTGACGGTCCGCCTGCCGCGTGCCGTCATTGGCCTGATCGTTGGGGCCGGCCTTGCCGTGGCCGGAGCACTAATGCAGGCCATCACACGCAACCCGCTGGCTTCGCCGCAGGTGTTCGGGGTCAGCTCGGGCGCTTCGCTGGCTGTCGTGCTGTCCGTCGTGCTGCTGCCGAATATCGGATCGTCCGGCAGCATTTATTTTGCTTTTGCCGGGGCGATCGCGGGCGGCTCCTTCGTATATGCACTGGCCGGAACGGCAGGCATGACGCCGGTCAAGCTGGCTCTGGCCGGGATGGCCGTGCATCTGCTGCTGGCCTCCGTCACCCAGGGACTGCTCGTGTTCAACGAGCAAATATCCGATGTGCTGTATTGGCTCGCCGGAGCCATTGACGGGTCCACGTGGGCGGATACACGCCTGGTGCTGCCCTGGTTCGCCATCGGCATGATCCTTGCGCTGGCACTGGCTCCCTCACTGTCCGTGCTGAGCCTCGGAACAGAGGTCGCGCAGGGATTGGGACAAAATGTACGGCTTGTCCGTCTGCTGGCCTCGGCCTCGGTTATTATGCTGGCAGGCTCTGCCGTAGCGGTGGCCGGTTCCATTGGCTTTGTAGGCCTGATGGTGCCGAATATCATCAAGATGTTCACGGGTGACAATTACAAACGGGTTATCCCCTTGTCTGCGATCTGCGGAGCCCTGCTGCTGACATATGCAGACGTGCTCGGACGATTTATCGCATTTCCGTATGAATCGCCCGTTGGCATTGTAACAGCGCTGATCGGCGCGCCCTTCTTTTTATATCTGGCACACAAGAACGGGAGGGCTTCACGATGAAAAAGCTGTGGATTTTACTCGCGCTAATGCTGGGTGTTTCTTTTATGGCCATTGGTGTGGGCAGCACCTACATTACGCCCTCCGAGCTGCTCGCAGCTTTGACTGACCGCGATGCCTCATCGTGGTTCATCGTTCACCACTATCGACTGCCTCGCGGTCTGCTGGCCATGATGGCCGGAGCAGGACTGGCGGTAGCCGGAGTGCTGCTGCAAGGCATGATCCGCAACCCGCTGGCTTCGCCGGACGTGGTGGGCGTATCGAAGGGAGCCGGCTTCGCGGCGGTCCTCGTCATCGTGCTGCTGCCCTCATCCCCGGTGGCGCTTCTGCCTGTAGCCGCCTTCGTCGGAGCCGGGCTGGCCGCGCTGCTGCTCGTACAGCTGTCGATGAAGGGCGGCATGCGCCCCAATATGCTGGCCTTGACCGGGCTGGCGGTAGGCGCTATTTTTCAGGCTGCGACCGATTACATTCTGGTCAAATATCCACTCGAAGCTAGCGATACGCTGACCTGGCTGGCTGGAAGCCTCTGGGGCAAGGGCTGGGACGAAGTCTACGGACTACTGCCGTGGTTGCTCGTCCTGTTGCCTCTCGCCTATATGCTGCAGCGCAAGCTGGATATTATGAGCCTGGATGAAGAAAGCTCGGCTGGGCTAGGGCTTAGCGTAAAACGCATGCGTACGGGGCTGCTAGCCGTGTCTGTGGCCTTGGCTGCCTCCTGTGTCGCTGCCATCGGCTCCATCGGCTTTATCGGCCTGCTGGCACCGCATCTGGCACGCCGCTTGTTTGGCAACCGCCACCGTTACCTGCTGCCCGGCGCGGCGATGATCGGCGCCCTGATTCTCGTCCTCGCAGACGCGCTGGGACGAGGCTTAAAGCCGCCGCTCGAAATTCCCGCCGGCATCGTGACAGCCATCATTGGCGCACCCTATTTTCTATATCTGTTGCTGCGGGAACGCAAGTCCAAAGGAAACGGGTAGGAAATTAAAAGAAAAAAGAGAGTCAGCCTGTACATGACACAAGCTGATTCTCTTTATAATGACTCTCTTTACTGGCTCTCCTTATTGGCCTCCCGCACTTATGCTGGTTTCGGTACTTCTACTCCATTCAAAATGAGGTGCATACGAATGTCCGCTTTTAAGGAGTCAGATACTGCACAATATTTTTCCTTGCCCATCTGAATCGCCTTCCACACACGGTAATCCGGAATATCTCCATCCACATGGAACGTCAGATCAATCGCTGTAAAGCCTGTTGGCATTTGTTCCTTGCGCGTACCTTCTGCGTCAATATCAATTCGGGTAATATCCGACAAGAAACGGTCCAAAATCATCGTGATATCAATACCGATACACCCCGCCAGGCCCGCCAGCAGCAGCTCCATTGGTGTCATACCTTTACCATCACCGCCATAAGCAGCCGTAGCATCCATTCCAACCGAATATCCGGATGGTCCCTCCGAAGTAAACGCCCGTTTGCCATGCCAAGTTGTAGATACTTTCATAATTAAAAGCCTTCTTTCTCATTTAATCATCTATAATCAACCGTCATTCTTGTCTCAAAACTCACTAATCTGGCGCAAAAATTTTTGTGTTCTCTCGTGCCGGGGCGCCTCAAAAAATGCCTGTGGTGCAGCCTCCTCCAAAATAACACCATCTGCCATAAATACAATCTTGTCCGCCACTTCACGGGCAAATTTCATCTCATGGGTGACGAC
This DNA window, taken from Paenibacillus kribbensis, encodes the following:
- a CDS encoding FecCD family ABC transporter permease, which encodes MIGQVSRDRLNKPVFFALLLALLAGLLLSVAIGPVRMDIPTMLTALFTEHPSKDQLIILTVRLPRAVIGLIVGAGLAVAGALMQAITRNPLASPQVFGVSSGASLAVVLSVVLLPNIGSSGSIYFAFAGAIAGGSFVYALAGTAGMTPVKLALAGMAVHLLLASVTQGLLVFNEQISDVLYWLAGAIDGSTWADTRLVLPWFAIGMILALALAPSLSVLSLGTEVAQGLGQNVRLVRLLASASVIMLAGSAVAVAGSIGFVGLMVPNIIKMFTGDNYKRVIPLSAICGALLLTYADVLGRFIAFPYESPVGIVTALIGAPFFLYLAHKNGRASR
- a CDS encoding FecCD family ABC transporter permease; translation: MKKLWILLALMLGVSFMAIGVGSTYITPSELLAALTDRDASSWFIVHHYRLPRGLLAMMAGAGLAVAGVLLQGMIRNPLASPDVVGVSKGAGFAAVLVIVLLPSSPVALLPVAAFVGAGLAALLLVQLSMKGGMRPNMLALTGLAVGAIFQAATDYILVKYPLEASDTLTWLAGSLWGKGWDEVYGLLPWLLVLLPLAYMLQRKLDIMSLDEESSAGLGLSVKRMRTGLLAVSVALAASCVAAIGSIGFIGLLAPHLARRLFGNRHRYLLPGAAMIGALILVLADALGRGLKPPLEIPAGIVTAIIGAPYFLYLLLRERKSKGNG
- a CDS encoding OsmC family protein, coding for MKVSTTWHGKRAFTSEGPSGYSVGMDATAAYGGDGKGMTPMELLLAGLAGCIGIDITMILDRFLSDITRIDIDAEGTRKEQMPTGFTAIDLTFHVDGDIPDYRVWKAIQMGKEKYCAVSDSLKADIRMHLILNGVEVPKPA